A part of Aegilops tauschii subsp. strangulata cultivar AL8/78 chromosome 2, Aet v6.0, whole genome shotgun sequence genomic DNA contains:
- the LOC123497107 gene encoding uncharacterized protein encodes MVSWSDSESTDGSGAQYISSSDSPLKIPATIDEPSFEGLVDDLNVICEHGNPGRKYVAFEGISTGRRFIACATEGVGNCGLVQWVDEHWPEHLQNAIHKLWLMYEHSQHENKMACLEHSSTVHKLTQQKKELQETYEKLVEDVNNLLDYKDSQPEVNQKNDAENISVSVESSMTKDAEIKKLKAVVDQLKQIHVAQATVIRNLKFNHLKEKEKLTSDKRTLEICYAELKKQKDDLKKEKDKLDCCIAELMKVKEKLTMEKSTLASCIVELKSAGDSNKRKLHQIKAICDED; translated from the exons ATGGTGTCCTGGAGCGACAGTGAGAGCACTGACGGCTCCGGCGCGCAGTACATCTCCTCCTCCGACTCCCCTCTCAAG ATCCCAGCTACAATTGATGAGCCGTCGTTCGAGGGTCTTGTTGACGACTTGAATGTGATTTGTGAGCATGGGAATCCAGGGAGGAAGTATGTTGCATTTGAGGGGATAAGCACTGGTAGGAGGTTCATTGCCTGTGCCACTGAA GGTGTTGGAAATTGTGGATTAGTGCAGTGGGTAGATGAGCATTGGCCAGAGCATCTGCAGAATGCTATTCATAAGTTGTGGCTTATGTATGAGCATAGCCAGCATGAAAACAAGATGGCATGCCTGGAGCATTCAAGCACTGTACACAAGCTCACACAGCAGAAAAAAGAGTTGCAGGAGACATATGAGAAGCTTGTTGAAGATGTGAACAACCTCTTGGATTATAAGGATAGCCAGCCTGAGGTAAACCAGAAGAATGATGCTGAGAACATTTCAGTTAGTGTGGAAAGCAGCATGACAAAGGATGCTGAGATCAAAAAATTAAAGGCTGTTGTTGACCAGTTAAAGCAAATTCATGTAGCTCAAGCCACTGTCATTAGGAATTTGAAGTTCAACCATCTTAAAGAGAAGGAAAAGTTGACCTCTGATAAGAGGACTTTGGAGATTTGCTATGCTGAGCTGAAGAAACAGAAGGATGACCTGAAGAAAGAGAAGGATAAGCTGGATTGTTGCATTGCTGAGCTTATGAAAGTGAAGGAGAAGTTGACCATGGAGAAGAGTACTCTTGCTTCCTGCATTGTTGAGCTCAAGTCAGCAGGTGATAGCAACAAGAGGAAGCTTCACCAGATTAAGGCTATTTGTGATGAAGACTAA